A DNA window from Argopecten irradians isolate NY chromosome 10, Ai_NY, whole genome shotgun sequence contains the following coding sequences:
- the LOC138332559 gene encoding DNA repair protein REV1-like — translation MSRRAKKYAFTENGFEAQGGYMAAKMRKLEEQYQMDAEPADSASNIFKGVAIHVNGYTKPSSDELKRLVVSRGGRYEHFLYKTKVTHIIATNLTNSKIKDLMKNGKVVRPEWITDSVNAGRLLSYSKYLLYTAQGGRQQGLEAFSTHSVTHHSTMAIENTTSTNNTSTITRDATNVSHLDDNMTVNIHSCNRLDNDSEEVEDTELYFDESNVLENSKEVKVPNKEVCIQKEVVPCNNVAKSSNKVISPDAAVNGHGSMKQTQGMAMAGEPAFLNEFYSNSRLHHLSTWKSEWRAYVKTLQGQRSDFPGRVKLIEMVSRRQQDMEGMLGNGYHSGTKSGKPSRIVMHIDMDCFFVSVGLRRRPDLRGKPVAVTHSRGKGLKGPIPGSNPTFERQQWELKRNQGGKKGKKLASHHSMLDKDDEGDDTVEEMNIIESGQQMSESFHSMAEIASCSYEARQSGVRNGMFMGKARLLCPELQTIPYDFDGYQEVSKILYDTVARYTHDIEAVSCDEMLVDCTDLLSTTGAKPLDFASLLRQELFEQTGCPASAGMGSNILLAKMATRKAKPNGQYFLQPDEVLEFISDQTIQNIPGVGWSMAKKLKTMNIEKCGDLQKVPLGVLQKEFGPKTGQSLYRYCRGEDDRPIKIEQERKSVSAEINYGIRFKHAGEADKFLSDLSEEVHTRLKNIDRKGKTITLKVMVRREDAPVETSKFMGHGICNNLSKSVTLPMATDDPNIISRECIGILHAMKVKASDLRGIGIQLQRLEPGTLGSQRSTKGAQSILNFTVAKQAPEQEDEDVMLTYLQDLVLDRNLEQVDLVIKFLNRNIICLKNELWEMSLQRIVQHLQCIVQATYGSKLKLPDKYNSSMKA, via the exons ATGTCCAGACGAGCAAAGAAATATGCCTTCACAGAAAATGGCTTTGAAGCACAG GGTGGGTACATGGCGGCCAAGATGCGGAAGCTGGAGGAACAGTATCAAATGGATGCAGAACCAGCAGACAGCGCCAGTAACATATTCAAGGGAGTAGCCATTCATGTTAATGGGTATACTA AGCCATCTTCTGATGAACTGAAACGTCTGGTGGTGTCCCGCGGAGGACGGTATGAACATTTCCTGTACAAGACAAAAGTGACTCATATCATCGCTACTAACCTCACCAACAGCAAGATCAAAGACCTGATGAAGAATGGCAAAGTTGTGAGACCAGAGTGGATTACAGACAG tgTCAATGCTGGTAGACTGTTGTCGTACTCGAAGTACTTACTATACACTGCTCAAGGAGGCAGACAGCAAGGACTGGAAGCCTTTTCCACCCACTCAGTAACCCACCATAGTACCATGGCTATTGAAAATACAACAAGCACAAACAACACCAGTACCATTACGAGGGACGCAACAAATGTCTCACATCTGGATGATAACATGACAGTCAATATTCACTCTTGTAACAGGCTAGATAATGATTCAGAGGAAGTAGAAGATACagaattatattttgatgaatcCAATGTATTGGAGAACTCCAAAGAAGTGAAAGTTCCAAATAAGGAAGTTTGCATACAAAAGGAAGTAGTTCCCTGTAACAATGTAGCTAAGTCCAGcaacaaagttatctcccctgatgcAGCTGTGAATGGCCATGGTTCAATGAAACAGACACAAGGGATGGCAATGGCAGGAGAGCCAGCATTCTTAAATGAGTTTTATTCCAATTCGCGTCTTCACCATTTGTCCACATGGAAGTCAGAATGGCGAGCCTATGTTAAGACACTTCAAGGTCAAAGATCAGATTTCCCTGGGAGGGTGAAGTTAATAGAGATGGTCAGCAGACGACAGCAGGATATGGAAGGCATGCTGGGTAATGGATATCATTCCGGAACAAAGAGTGGGAAACCATCCCGCATTGTTATGCATATAGATATGGACTGTTTCTTTGTGTCAGTTGGATTAAGGAGACGGCCAGATTTACGAG GGAAGCCTGTGGCAGTTACTCATTCAAGAGGAAAAGGTCTAAAGGGCCCGATTCCTGGCTCTAACCCCACCTTTGAACGTCAGCAATGGGAACTCAAGCGTAACCAGGGTGGGAAAAAGGGAAAGAAGCTTGCCTCACACCATTCCATGTTAGATAAAGACGATGAAGGAGATGACACTGTCGAGGAGATGAATATCATTGAATCGGGGCAGCagatgtcagaatcatttcactCGATGGCAGAGATAGCGTCCTGTAGTTATGAAGCTCGACAG TCTGGAGTCCGTAATGGAATGTTTATGGGGAAGGCCAGACTGCTATGTCCAGAGCTACAGACCATTCCATACGACTTTGATGGCTATCAGGAAGTATCTAAAATTCTGTATGATACTGTAGCAAG GTATACACATGACATTGAGGCGGTCAGCTGTGATGAGATGCTGGTCGACTGTACTGACCTTCTGTCAACTACGGGTGCCAAACCACTGGACTTTGCCTCTCTTCTCCGACAGGAACTCTTTGAGCAAACTGGCTGTCCAGCTTCAGCTGGAATGG GATCCAACATCCTGTTGGCCAAAATGGCTACCAGAAAAGCTAAACCTAACGGTCAATATTTTCTCCAACCGGATGAGGTGCTGGAATTCATTAGTGACCAGACCATTCAGAATATCCCAG gtGTTGGTTGGTCTATGgctaaaaaattgaaaactatGAATATAGAGAAATGTGGAGATCTACAGAAAGTGCCACTAGGAGTCCTACAGAAGGAATTTGGACCCAAAACTGGCCAATCATTGTACAGATACTGCCGTGGTGAAGATGATCGACCAATCAAAATTGAACAAGAAAGAAAATCTGTTTCTGCAGAAATTAACTATGGTATCCGCTTCAAACAC GCAGGTGAGGCCGACAAGTTTCTGTCTGATTTGTCAGAGGAGGTTCACACCCGTCTGAAGAACATTGACAGGAAAGGAAAGACAATCACCCTCAAGGTCATGGTCAGACGGGAGGATGCCCCTGTAGAAACGTCAAAATTCATGG GTCATGGTATTTGTAACAACCTGTCAAAATCAGTCACATTACCCATGGCAACAGACGACCCAAACATCATTTCAAGAGAGTGCATTGGAATCTTACACGCCATGAAGGTCAAAGCCAGTGATCTGAGAGGCATTGGTATTCAACTTCAGAGACTAGAGCCTGGCACCCTTGGAAGTCAAAGATCAACTAAAGGGGCTCAAAGCATCCTCAACTTTACTGTAGCAAAACAAG CACCTGAACAGGAAGATGAAGATGTAATGCTCACCTACCTACAAGATCTGGTTCTGGACAGAAACCTGGAACAAGTAGATCTGGTCATTAAGTTTCTAAACAG aaatataaTTTGCCTGAAGAATGAACTATGGGAGATGTCATTACAAAGAATTGTCCAGCATTTACAATGCATTGTACAAGCAACATATGGCAGCAAGTTGAAACTACCAGACAAATATAATTCATCGATGAAAGCATAA